One window of the Primulina eburnea isolate SZY01 chromosome 18, ASM2296580v1, whole genome shotgun sequence genome contains the following:
- the LOC140819602 gene encoding uncharacterized protein isoform X2, producing the protein MLHFLSFLLSFYCNVRDTRVEGPTMMNMSQRIFVATPFLMSFARTRIFSSASVKFREGGVSMVQGASRGIGLEFVKQLLEKSNKGNVVATCRNPTEATGLLELKNKFAERLDIHRLDLTVDSTMEEVAKSVEYKHGYLNLLVNASGILSMPDILRPETTLSKVKREALLLAYEVNAIGPLLVTKQMWPLLNAGGGTGTDRDFAIVANISARVGSIGDNRLGGWYSYRSSKAALNQLTKTVSVEFDRKKDPIVCILLHPGTVDTDLSRPFQGNVPKDKLFTKEFSVQKLLRIIDDAKASDNGKFFAWDGQEIPW; encoded by the exons GAGTCGAGGGTCCCACGATGATGAATATGAGTCAGCGGATTTTTGTCGCAACACCATTTCTAATGTCATTTGCCAGAACCCGAATATTTTCTTCTGCTTCAGTCAAATTCCGGGAAGGTGGCGTTTCTATGGTTCAAGGTGCTTCAAGGGGAATCGGCCTTGAGTTT GTCAAACAGTTGTTAGAGAAAAGCAACAAAGGGAATGTCGTCGCAACATGCCGCAATCCTACTGAGGCCACTGGACTACTTGAATTGAAGAATAAGTTTGCTGAACGTCTTGATATTCATCGGTTGGACCTCACTGTTGATAGCACGATGGAG GAAGTGGCCAAGTCTGTAGAATACAAACATGGTTATCTAAACCTTCTCGTGAATGCATCGGGAATACTCTCGATGCCTGATATTTTGCGACCAG AAACAACATTGAGTAAAGTTAAGAGAGAAGCACTACTTCTTGCCTACGAGGTTAATGCCATTGGTCCTCTATTGGTTACTAAG CAAATGTGGCCTCTTCTCAATGCTGGCGGAGGAACTGGAACTGATAGAGATTTTGCGATAGTTGCCAATATTAGTGCCAGGGTAGGATCCATTGGAGATAATCGCTTAGGAGGTTGGTACTCATATCGATCTTCTAAGGCTGCACTTAATCAGT TGACGAAAACAGTGTCCGTGGAGTTTGACCGTAAGAAAGATCCAATTGTATGCATATTGTTGCATCCAGGCACAGTAGATACAGATTTATCTAGACCTTTTCAGGGAAATGTCCCAAAAGATAAACTCTTCACTAAAGAATTTTCAGTGCAGAAGCTATTAAGGATCATCGACGACGCAAAGGCTTCCGACAATGGCAAGTTCTTCGCCTGGGATGGCCAAGAAATACCTTGGTGA
- the LOC140819602 gene encoding uncharacterized protein isoform X4, which produces MMNMSQRIFVATPFLMSFARTRIFSSASVKFREGGVSMVQGASRGIGLEFVKQLLEKSNKGNVVATCRNPTEATGLLELKNKFAERLDIHRLDLTVDSTMEEVAKSVEYKHGYLNLLVNASGILSMPDILRPETTLSKVKREALLLAYEVNAIGPLLVTKQMWPLLNAGGGTGTDRDFAIVANISARVGSIGDNRLGGWYSYRSSKAALNQLTKTVSVEFDRKKDPIVCILLHPGTVDTDLSRPFQGNVPKDKLFTKEFSVQKLLRIIDDAKASDNGKFFAWDGQEIPW; this is translated from the exons ATGATGAATATGAGTCAGCGGATTTTTGTCGCAACACCATTTCTAATGTCATTTGCCAGAACCCGAATATTTTCTTCTGCTTCAGTCAAATTCCGGGAAGGTGGCGTTTCTATGGTTCAAGGTGCTTCAAGGGGAATCGGCCTTGAGTTT GTCAAACAGTTGTTAGAGAAAAGCAACAAAGGGAATGTCGTCGCAACATGCCGCAATCCTACTGAGGCCACTGGACTACTTGAATTGAAGAATAAGTTTGCTGAACGTCTTGATATTCATCGGTTGGACCTCACTGTTGATAGCACGATGGAG GAAGTGGCCAAGTCTGTAGAATACAAACATGGTTATCTAAACCTTCTCGTGAATGCATCGGGAATACTCTCGATGCCTGATATTTTGCGACCAG AAACAACATTGAGTAAAGTTAAGAGAGAAGCACTACTTCTTGCCTACGAGGTTAATGCCATTGGTCCTCTATTGGTTACTAAG CAAATGTGGCCTCTTCTCAATGCTGGCGGAGGAACTGGAACTGATAGAGATTTTGCGATAGTTGCCAATATTAGTGCCAGGGTAGGATCCATTGGAGATAATCGCTTAGGAGGTTGGTACTCATATCGATCTTCTAAGGCTGCACTTAATCAGT TGACGAAAACAGTGTCCGTGGAGTTTGACCGTAAGAAAGATCCAATTGTATGCATATTGTTGCATCCAGGCACAGTAGATACAGATTTATCTAGACCTTTTCAGGGAAATGTCCCAAAAGATAAACTCTTCACTAAAGAATTTTCAGTGCAGAAGCTATTAAGGATCATCGACGACGCAAAGGCTTCCGACAATGGCAAGTTCTTCGCCTGGGATGGCCAAGAAATACCTTGGTGA